DNA sequence from the Synergistaceae bacterium genome:
GGAATGATTCCTGCGATAACTCCCATGGGAATGGCCATGGTTGTAACTCCAGCCGCCTCATCTTCTTCTATCACGCCGGTTGTTTTCATGTCTTTGACGTATTCATAGGTAACGCGGCTTCCAAAAATATTCTTGATTGTTTTGTCAGCCGGGATACCAAAACCGGTCTCTTCGTTTGCCATTTTGCCAAGACGTTCGGCATTGCGAACACCTGCATCGGCAATTGACTTTATAATTCTATCTACATATGCATGATCTCTGTCTGCAAAGGCTAATTGAGCTTTCTTTGATCTGGCAATCAGATCACGAACTTCTTGCATTGACATAAGATCTTTATCGAGTGAGTGCACGAGTCTTCCTCCTATCTATTCCTTGTCATTATCTTATGGCTTTATCCGCATAATATGGTGACAACGAATTTTTATTCATTCCTTGCTCTTTGTTATGCGTTACCCAAGCCTTAAAAACTCTAGTCTTTGGGGTTGTCAGCGATATATTCTACTGCTGCCGCAAATGCGTTGCATGCGGATTTACATGCTGACTGGCTTCCTGTAAGTAAGGCGCCTCCAAAGTTGGTTTCGCTTGGTGGTGCATAGAGTACGCACATTTTAACGTCTGCTGCTTTGAGTGCGGCATCTACGCCATACATTGCTTCGAGCGGAGGAGCGATCAAATATGCAAGTGCTTCACCTTCTGCAATTCCTGCTGACTCTGAAAGGTATGAGCCTGTACGGGAAATTGTGTGGGCAAAGTATGCTGTTGAGTCGTCATCATTTGCTGAAATAAAATAGGCTTCGTTCTCGATAAAATTGACGCATGCGTCAAGTCCTGCTTTTGCCTCGGCCGGGTTTGGCGCGGCCAAGATTCCTATGATTTCACCTGCGAGTTTCTGTGTTGCATTAGGTGCACCTGCGTAGAAACTCTTTGCATAGACAACTTTGACATCGGCTTTTTTTGTTGCTTCATCAAGAGCTGTGTATGTAACGTCATCACAGTCTGATGTGACAAGAGCCAATGACTTCTGATCGGGCGTAAGATTGAGTTCTTTCGCCAAGCCAGCGTCTACGTTGGGGATGAGCTTGGTGGCTAGTACTAATGCCGGTAGTCTATCTCTCTTCATTATTATTCCTCCTATTTCCTACAAAATTATGCTTTAACTAAATCTGTTCCGCTGGTTTTCTGATCCAGCATTGTCTTGATTAGCTCAGCGATGTGAGCTCCTGCTTCGACGGGTGGTGTTCCGTCTTTATGTATATTTGAAATGACGTTGCGTCTTGCTTCCGGCATACCGACTGTTCCTTTGTAAGCCATGTAGGCTGACATTGATTCAGCGGTGATAAGTCCGGGACGTTCGCCTATTAACACACATGTTACTTCTGCGCCGGTAACTTCTGAAACCTGGTCCATTGCTCCAACTCGTCCATACTCAAGGTAGAATGGGGTTCCCACTTCTATGCCGTAGCTTTTGAGTCCCTGCACAAGTGCGGGATAAACATCCTGAACGTTTGCCGCAACTGCTGCAGAGCTAAGACCGTCTGAGACGTAAATCTGAACTCTCGGGTTCTTCTGGCATTTTTCCCTAAGTGTATTGACTGCTTCTTCGTTGAGCTGTCTTCCCAAGTCGGGTCTGGTAAGGAATGTGTCTTTGTTGTCACATTTTGTGTCAACTTTGAAGAAACCCATTTTTTCTATAATCGCGTTGTCAACTCCGGAGAAAACGGCGTCCTGAGCAGCGGAGTGGGCGGCTCTGAACTGAAGCGGAGCTTCTGTTTTATAGCGTGATCCTGCTTTGCCTATTGCAAGACGACAGGGAGCATGGAGCTTCAACTCTGCATATGCAGGTCCATTTACCGGATTTTCTACGAGATACTGTTTGCGGACGTCTACTTCCGTGATATCAGGAATGAATCCATCCTCTACAACTGTGGCTGCCGCTGTATTTACGGTTGTAGCCTGTGCAGCTGCAGCAGCTGTCGGCTTAGGTGCTGCGTTGCCGGAGATATTCATCTCTCCAAGTACCTGTTCTATTATTTCTCTTAATGCGTTCTGTTCTACCATTGTCTGCTTCCCTCCTTAACTACTTCTACATGAACACTGAAGCGTCGCCAGCGAGAGGCGTCAGCTTGCCGTTCTCAGAGAAGCCCATTTTTTCTAGCCAAGCATCAAACTCAGCTATCGGACGGAGTCCAAAAATTTCACGCAGCGCAGGCATATCGTGATAACCTGTTGTCTGATACATCAACATACAGTCGTCACCCTGAGGCACACTAATAAGGAAGTTACAGCCCTGTGCGACAAGAAGTGTAGCCAGGCTTTCAACATCATTCTGGTCTGTTTTAATATGGTTTGTGTAGCAAGCGTCACAACCCATGGGAATACCTGTAAGCTTACCCATGAAGAGGTCTTCGAGGCCTGCACGTGTGACCTGTTTCCCGTCGAAAAGATATTCAGGACCGATAAATCCGACAACTGTATTTACCATAAAGGGAGAGAATTTCTTCCCGTATCCGTAGGTACGGGCTTCCATTGTCACCTGATCCCAACCGTTGTGTGCGTCTGAAGAAAGCTCAGCGCCCTGTCCTGTTTCAAAATACATGACGTTGGGGCCGATACATGTTCCTCTATTGAGGACCAAATTTCTTCCCTCTTCAAGCATTTCGGTTGTGACTCCAAACGCTTCGTTACCCTTCTGTGATCCAGAGATTGACTGGAAGACCATGTCAATGGGAGCGTTGAATTTTTTAATTGCTTCGTTCTGAGTTGTAACGTGTGCCAAAACTGATATCTGAATGGGAATCTCCCACTTGTTTTTCAAGTCTTCAAATGACTGAAGAATTCTAGCTACAGATTCAACTGAGTCATCAACTGGGTTCAAGCCGACAACTGCGTCTCCACAACCGTAGCTAAGACCTTCCAAAGTTGATGCCATGATTCCTTTGGGGTCGTCCGTGGTGTGGTTGGGCTGCAGACGTGATGCAAATGTACCGGGGAGCCCTATTGTCGTGTTACATGTTGCTGAGACAGGCATCTTCTTTCCTGCATAAATCAGGTCAAGGTTGCTCATCAATTTGGCTGTGGCT
Encoded proteins:
- the eutC gene encoding ethanolamine ammonia-lyase subunit EutC, whose protein sequence is MVEQNALREIIEQVLGEMNISGNAAPKPTAAAAAQATTVNTAAATVVEDGFIPDITEVDVRKQYLVENPVNGPAYAELKLHAPCRLAIGKAGSRYKTEAPLQFRAAHSAAQDAVFSGVDNAIIEKMGFFKVDTKCDNKDTFLTRPDLGRQLNEEAVNTLREKCQKNPRVQIYVSDGLSSAAVAANVQDVYPALVQGLKSYGIEVGTPFYLEYGRVGAMDQVSEVTGAEVTCVLIGERPGLITAESMSAYMAYKGTVGMPEARRNVISNIHKDGTPPVEAGAHIAELIKTMLDQKTSGTDLVKA
- a CDS encoding ethanolamine ammonia-lyase subunit EutB, translating into MKLKTKLFGHNYEFKSLREVMAKANELKSGDTLAGIAAESAEERVAAKVVLSHVTLEELRNTPAVPYEEDEVTRIIQDGVNERVYNNLKNMTVGEFREWLLDGKTDAAMIRRASKGLTAEMISATAKLMSNLDLIYAGKKMPVSATCNTTIGLPGTFASRLQPNHTTDDPKGIMASTLEGLSYGCGDAVVGLNPVDDSVESVARILQSFEDLKNKWEIPIQISVLAHVTTQNEAIKKFNAPIDMVFQSISGSQKGNEAFGVTTEMLEEGRNLVLNRGTCIGPNVMYFETGQGAELSSDAHNGWDQVTMEARTYGYGKKFSPFMVNTVVGFIGPEYLFDGKQVTRAGLEDLFMGKLTGIPMGCDACYTNHIKTDQNDVESLATLLVAQGCNFLISVPQGDDCMLMYQTTGYHDMPALREIFGLRPIAEFDAWLEKMGFSENGKLTPLAGDASVFM
- the eutL gene encoding ethanolamine utilization microcompartment protein EutL, with amino-acid sequence MKRDRLPALVLATKLIPNVDAGLAKELNLTPDQKSLALVTSDCDDVTYTALDEATKKADVKVVYAKSFYAGAPNATQKLAGEIIGILAAPNPAEAKAGLDACVNFIENEAYFISANDDDSTAYFAHTISRTGSYLSESAGIAEGEALAYLIAPPLEAMYGVDAALKAADVKMCVLYAPPSETNFGGALLTGSQSACKSACNAFAAAVEYIADNPKD